The following proteins are encoded in a genomic region of Lachnospiraceae bacterium KM106-2:
- a CDS encoding deoxyguanosinetriphosphate triphosphohydrolase, producing the protein MKKGIYLNDSIHGLISLTGYEKRIVSTIGFNRLHDVYQNSTVYLTFPTNRTKRFEHSIGTMKLCSDMFFQSLLNTTDTMLQEFFTIFEKEFDGIFKELEQQPEFCEEKLGGRVPNTIPQIEMDRLRHSLIPNNVPEKYKAMHVILMESIRVAALLHDIGHPPFSHIVEFALKKVYLEYKDKPVSDKENAKEFLTIMSKYFEGDKKLHEQMGDEISEGILSKIIAPIEADDDRYDENLFEVLVLESVKRIFAEEGAFGDLHKILDSSLDGDRLDYVTRDVLSSGMDTGKIEYSRIINDMQLFVKEGEIFFCVPLKAIYSVEDFVKRRYNSYKDIIYHHRVVKTDFLLEGIVKDLVTKYLNESVSETQPENEVAIPFDISGLWFPLGDKKSAIKANGLSQWNDSWLMTVLKQIYYTKYYHNESIEEGTEEYVLAQRLAEFLRNSKRYHSLIKRSENFKTIDDAVKAELVKERDAIEELCQCSLETSDTKKEVIEFVQQMFENTTRTASGFVLSFITRNSSKMKLISFEEMVGEIVKEQTSKIVTDIKIYDTVTLFKRISIGLDAPIYFYDHKGNICTLNDISGIADILQLDSNYLPVFYIYVLAKDGAGVMRGKREELLGTIGSQIGLEIVKRVKEVLQKED; encoded by the coding sequence TTGAAAAAAGGTATTTATTTAAACGACTCCATTCATGGATTAATTTCGTTAACAGGGTATGAAAAAAGAATTGTTTCTACAATCGGGTTTAATCGTCTTCATGACGTATATCAGAATTCTACAGTGTATCTTACATTTCCAACGAATCGCACAAAACGTTTTGAACATTCCATCGGAACAATGAAACTTTGCTCTGATATGTTCTTTCAATCGTTATTGAATACAACAGATACGATGTTACAAGAATTCTTTACTATATTTGAAAAAGAGTTTGATGGAATCTTTAAGGAGTTAGAGCAGCAGCCAGAATTCTGTGAAGAAAAGCTAGGCGGCAGAGTGCCAAATACAATCCCACAGATTGAGATGGATCGCTTACGTCATTCTCTGATTCCGAACAATGTTCCAGAAAAATATAAAGCAATGCATGTGATCTTGATGGAATCCATTCGAGTAGCAGCATTACTACATGATATTGGACATCCTCCATTCAGCCATATTGTTGAGTTTGCCTTAAAGAAAGTGTACTTAGAATATAAGGATAAACCAGTGAGCGATAAGGAAAATGCGAAAGAATTCCTTACGATCATGTCAAAATATTTTGAGGGTGATAAGAAGTTACATGAGCAAATGGGAGATGAGATCAGCGAAGGGATTCTAAGCAAGATCATTGCACCGATCGAAGCAGATGACGATCGTTATGATGAGAATTTATTTGAGGTTCTTGTACTTGAGAGCGTGAAGAGAATTTTTGCAGAAGAAGGTGCCTTTGGTGATCTTCATAAAATTCTTGATTCTAGTTTGGATGGAGACCGTCTCGACTATGTCACAAGAGATGTGCTCAGTTCAGGAATGGATACAGGAAAGATTGAATATAGCCGTATCATTAATGATATGCAACTATTCGTAAAAGAGGGAGAGATCTTCTTTTGTGTACCATTAAAGGCAATCTATTCAGTTGAAGATTTTGTAAAACGTAGATATAACAGCTATAAAGATATTATTTATCATCATAGAGTTGTAAAGACCGATTTCCTTCTTGAAGGAATCGTAAAAGATCTTGTAACAAAATATCTAAATGAGAGTGTATCAGAGACACAGCCGGAAAATGAAGTGGCAATTCCATTTGATATTTCTGGCTTATGGTTCCCATTAGGTGATAAGAAGTCAGCGATCAAAGCGAATGGACTTTCTCAATGGAATGACTCTTGGCTGATGACGGTATTAAAACAGATCTACTATACGAAGTATTATCATAATGAGAGTATTGAAGAAGGAACCGAGGAGTATGTGTTAGCACAGCGATTAGCGGAATTCTTACGAAATAGTAAGCGCTATCATTCCTTGATCAAACGAAGTGAGAACTTCAAAACGATTGATGATGCCGTGAAAGCGGAATTGGTGAAAGAGAGAGATGCGATCGAAGAATTGTGTCAATGCTCATTAGAGACTTCTGATACTAAGAAGGAAGTAATTGAGTTTGTTCAGCAGATGTTTGAAAACACAACAAGAACTGCTTCTGGTTTTGTCTTATCCTTTATCACAAGAAATAGCAGCAAGATGAAGCTGATATCATTCGAAGAGATGGTTGGAGAGATTGTCAAAGAACAGACTAGCAAGATCGTAACGGATATTAAGATCTATGATACGGTTACATTGTTCAAACGTATTTCCATTGGTTTAGATGCACCAATTTATTTTTATGACCATAAGGGAAATATCTGTACTCTTAATGATATCAGTGGTATCGCAGATATTTTACAGCTGGATTCTAATTATCTTCCTGTATTCTATATTTATGTTCTAGCAAAAGATGGAGCTGGAGTCATGAGAGGAAAAAGAGAAGAGTTATTAGGAACGATCGGAAGTCAGATCGGTTTAGAAATTGTAAAAAGAGTAAAAGAAGTGCTCCAGAAGGAGGACTAA
- a CDS encoding internalin-like protein encodes MRIKGLQKRFALASCAFIVGMGMYMQPMNVNADEVDDQTTVETTEESGIKIDSANIASAQLRKLANYDDYNGDGILSESEANYRSDITLKNATQAEVTQAIKLYPNLTSIEFNGGTFTSMKLNSSKITNVYVTTTATKLVKVTGVSKLEYLSYAYKGKKDISLNFNSFNLYKTAKSIEITGSHLTGVTAPSGVKTFRMYTTGVKKLSINSNSKLENLDVYDNKKLKEITVNKCSKLKYVYVPSNALTTLNIKSCSAIVDLSCRGNKLKAVDVTKLKKLTQLNCIDNKLSSLNTKKNTKLTSLLCSANSIKKLDTTSNKKLISLVCYDNKLTTINLKNNKELYAFSINENYQLLKDLSGIKEIHLTMKKGSKLDLKKYAPFLKNAKFSMGQKVMGISVNKKGVISISKKCEQYYTTITAKVGKKEYLISVRMD; translated from the coding sequence ATGAGAATCAAGGGATTACAAAAGAGATTCGCATTAGCATCATGTGCTTTTATCGTAGGTATGGGTATGTATATGCAGCCTATGAATGTAAACGCAGATGAAGTTGATGACCAAACAACAGTTGAGACAACAGAAGAAAGTGGCATTAAAATTGATAGTGCTAATATCGCAAGTGCACAGTTAAGAAAGCTTGCAAACTATGATGATTATAATGGAGATGGCATCTTATCAGAATCTGAGGCAAATTATCGAAGTGATATTACACTTAAGAATGCGACACAAGCGGAAGTTACACAAGCAATTAAGCTTTATCCTAATTTAACAAGTATTGAGTTTAATGGTGGTACTTTTACTAGTATGAAACTTAATTCTTCAAAAATTACAAATGTATATGTAACTACAACTGCAACAAAATTAGTGAAAGTAACTGGAGTTAGCAAGCTTGAATATTTAAGCTATGCTTACAAAGGTAAGAAAGATATTAGTTTAAACTTTAATAGTTTTAATCTTTATAAAACTGCTAAATCAATTGAGATTACAGGAAGTCACCTTACAGGTGTGACAGCACCATCTGGTGTGAAGACATTCCGTATGTATACAACAGGGGTTAAGAAATTAAGCATAAATTCTAATTCAAAATTAGAAAATTTAGATGTATACGATAATAAAAAGTTAAAAGAAATTACAGTAAATAAATGTAGTAAATTAAAATATGTATATGTTCCTTCCAATGCACTTACAACTTTAAATATTAAATCTTGTTCTGCAATTGTAGATTTATCTTGTAGAGGGAATAAGTTAAAAGCTGTAGATGTTACGAAGTTAAAAAAATTAACTCAATTAAATTGTATTGATAATAAATTATCATCTTTAAATACGAAAAAGAATACTAAATTAACTAGCTTATTATGTTCCGCTAATTCAATTAAGAAATTAGATACAACATCAAATAAAAAGCTTATTAGTTTAGTATGTTATGATAACAAACTCACAACAATTAATCTTAAAAATAATAAAGAGTTATATGCTTTTTCTATTAATGAAAATTACCAGTTATTAAAAGATTTAAGCGGAATTAAAGAAATTCATTTAACAATGAAAAAGGGAAGCAAGTTAGACTTAAAGAAATATGCACCATTCCTTAAAAATGCTAAGTTTAGTATGGGTCAAAAAGTAATGGGCATTTCTGTTAATAAAAAGGGTGTAATTTCAATATCTAAGAAGTGTGAACAGTATTATACTACGATAACGGCTAAAGTAGGAAAGAAAGAATACCTAATATCAGTTCGTATGGACTAA
- a CDS encoding transcriptional regulator, AraC family — protein sequence MTELVRIGEHTMHDTLFQVDRPKGHQVYLLLIVESKARFLIGDKWEDVEPGTIFLFLPGQKHRYCANKEAYIDSWAHIESDTLLLGEHFPYGMPIKIQDQISYKNLFHLLCEEYFGRDSNRNTVMYHMLMALLHKIKGEMENTNLRPIYYEMSKLRTQIYLHPEQDWTVSSVAKQLNISNGYLQMLYPKYFHTTCINDVIESRMQASEELLLSTDKLLDEIAELCGYHHTEHFIRQFKKWYGMTPGRFRKQYEEND from the coding sequence ATGACTGAATTAGTGAGGATTGGGGAACATACGATGCATGACACATTATTTCAAGTGGATCGACCCAAGGGACATCAGGTATATTTGCTTTTAATCGTAGAATCGAAGGCTCGATTTTTAATTGGGGACAAATGGGAAGATGTGGAGCCAGGAACGATCTTTTTATTTCTCCCAGGTCAAAAGCATCGGTATTGTGCTAATAAGGAGGCTTATATAGATAGCTGGGCACATATTGAGTCGGATACGCTTTTATTGGGGGAGCATTTCCCTTATGGAATGCCGATAAAGATACAGGATCAGATTTCCTATAAAAATTTATTTCACTTATTATGTGAAGAGTATTTTGGGCGAGATTCCAATCGAAATACAGTTATGTACCATATGCTTATGGCACTTTTACATAAAATAAAGGGAGAGATGGAGAATACGAATCTTCGTCCGATCTATTATGAAATGTCAAAATTAAGGACACAGATCTATCTTCATCCTGAGCAGGACTGGACGGTGTCTAGTGTGGCAAAACAGTTAAATATAAGTAATGGCTATTTACAAATGTTATATCCAAAATATTTTCATACTACATGTATCAATGATGTGATCGAGAGCAGGATGCAGGCATCGGAAGAGCTTCTATTATCTACGGATAAGTTGTTGGATGAGATTGCCGAATTGTGCGGTTATCATCACACGGAACACTTTATAAGGCAGTTTAAAAAGTGGTATGGGATGACACCGGGGAGATTTCGAAAGCAGTATGAAGAAAATGATTAA
- a CDS encoding iron-sulfur flavoprotein gives MKIVVINGTEIKGCTYNIKEIFLEQLREKNEVTEFYLPKDCPYFCCGCKNCFLKGEEHCPHADHTIPIWNAMMDADLLVFAYPVYALRTTGQIKALLDHYCCHWMVHRPEKQMFKKRAVILTQSAGAPNGAAQKEVATSLNWWGISDVKKLGFQLMSSIIWDEIPQKKRERMEGKIRKMARKYEKPRVGKRSLKIKLFFGAARFLHQNGVKSAKTISLDDQHWLSNGWITR, from the coding sequence ATGAAAATTGTTGTAATCAATGGTACGGAAATTAAGGGTTGTACATATAACATAAAAGAAATTTTCTTAGAGCAGTTAAGAGAAAAAAATGAAGTGACAGAATTCTATCTTCCGAAAGACTGTCCTTATTTTTGCTGTGGATGTAAGAATTGTTTCTTAAAAGGAGAGGAGCATTGTCCGCATGCAGATCATACTATACCAATTTGGAATGCTATGATGGATGCGGATCTTCTTGTATTTGCTTATCCTGTTTACGCATTACGAACAACGGGGCAAATAAAGGCATTGTTAGATCATTATTGTTGTCACTGGATGGTACACCGTCCAGAAAAACAGATGTTTAAGAAGCGAGCAGTAATTTTAACACAGAGCGCGGGCGCACCAAACGGAGCGGCTCAGAAGGAAGTAGCAACCAGCCTTAATTGGTGGGGAATCTCGGATGTTAAAAAACTTGGATTTCAGTTAATGTCCAGTATTATCTGGGATGAGATACCACAAAAGAAAAGAGAGAGGATGGAAGGAAAGATAAGAAAGATGGCTAGGAAGTATGAGAAACCAAGAGTTGGAAAACGGAGTTTAAAGATTAAGCTGTTCTTTGGTGCAGCGAGGTTCTTACATCAAAATGGTGTGAAGTCAGCCAAAACCATTTCTCTTGATGATCAACATTGGCTCAGTAATGGCTGGATCACAAGATAG
- a CDS encoding beta-galactosidase, with product MIRTFCTHKIRPQQELTNKLWDFTPCQGEFCGKHYSVATPSCWESYPDFTGYRGEGIYTTQFEAEGTIRLEMKGISHTATVYLDEREIAHHYNAYTKFDVIVPDLASGQHVLKIKADNRFSEESALHIPNDYMTYGGINRPVVLESLKRAYIDRVQVTPFFKEEQWHIAVNVYLKNISKTPITLAATIMAADQNFSWGNTLIPPASELCLSASLPFTNVESWIPDSPKLYEIIATLSQNGIPYDDLIDRFGFREIHTSGKEILLNGKPLRIKGICRHEDHPQFCCALPYSAIAADLALIKDLGANSVRTAHYPNDEIFLDLCDELGILVWEENHARGLSLDDMQNPNFEPQAEQVIREMIPAHYNHPSIYIWGILNECASDTEYGKACYEKQFNLIRELDSSRPTSFASCKFKTDLCFGLPDVVSYNIYPLWYHDTPVSDYIDDLYQWIQSETKGAGKPFLITEIGAGGLYGYRNPYHGKWTEEYQAEALEKQITAVLNYPACCGIYIWQFCDIRISEEWFHIRPRSMNNKGIVDEYRRRKLSYNVVKHLFETLS from the coding sequence ATGATACGAACATTTTGCACACATAAAATTCGTCCACAACAGGAACTCACTAATAAATTATGGGACTTTACTCCCTGCCAGGGAGAATTCTGTGGTAAACATTATTCTGTTGCCACTCCAAGCTGTTGGGAATCCTATCCCGATTTCACCGGCTATCGCGGAGAAGGAATCTACACCACTCAGTTTGAAGCAGAAGGAACGATTCGTTTAGAAATGAAAGGCATCAGTCACACTGCTACCGTCTACTTAGATGAGCGAGAAATTGCCCACCATTATAATGCCTATACGAAGTTTGATGTCATCGTCCCTGATCTTGCTTCCGGACAGCATGTCCTTAAGATCAAAGCCGATAATCGTTTCAGCGAAGAGAGTGCTTTACATATTCCCAATGACTATATGACTTATGGAGGCATCAATCGCCCTGTCGTATTAGAATCGCTTAAAAGAGCCTATATCGATCGAGTCCAAGTCACACCATTTTTCAAAGAGGAACAGTGGCATATCGCTGTCAATGTCTACCTAAAAAATATTAGTAAAACTCCAATTACGTTAGCAGCTACTATTATGGCTGCTGATCAAAACTTCTCTTGGGGCAATACTTTGATTCCCCCTGCTTCCGAGCTCTGTCTCTCCGCCTCTCTTCCATTTACCAATGTAGAAAGCTGGATACCAGATTCTCCAAAGCTTTACGAAATAATAGCTACTCTTTCACAAAATGGTATTCCTTATGATGATCTGATCGATCGATTTGGTTTTCGTGAAATTCATACAAGTGGAAAGGAAATTTTACTCAACGGAAAACCACTTCGCATCAAAGGGATCTGCCGTCATGAAGACCATCCCCAATTCTGCTGTGCACTTCCCTATTCGGCTATCGCTGCAGATCTAGCTTTGATCAAAGATCTAGGTGCCAATTCCGTTCGTACCGCACACTACCCAAATGATGAGATTTTCTTGGACTTATGTGATGAACTCGGAATTCTTGTATGGGAAGAAAATCATGCCCGGGGACTTAGTTTAGATGATATGCAAAATCCGAATTTTGAACCACAGGCGGAGCAGGTGATCCGAGAGATGATTCCTGCGCATTATAATCACCCATCAATCTATATCTGGGGAATTCTAAATGAATGTGCCAGTGATACAGAGTACGGAAAAGCCTGCTATGAGAAACAATTCAACTTGATCAGAGAACTTGATTCATCCCGTCCGACTTCTTTTGCCAGCTGCAAATTTAAAACGGATCTCTGTTTCGGACTTCCCGATGTGGTCTCTTATAATATTTATCCCCTTTGGTATCATGATACTCCCGTTTCTGATTATATCGATGATCTCTATCAATGGATCCAATCTGAAACCAAAGGTGCCGGAAAACCATTTTTGATCACAGAAATTGGTGCCGGCGGATTATATGGATATCGTAATCCTTATCACGGGAAATGGACGGAGGAATATCAGGCAGAAGCCTTAGAAAAGCAGATCACAGCAGTTTTAAATTATCCTGCTTGCTGTGGCATATACATCTGGCAGTTTTGTGATATCCGCATCAGTGAAGAGTGGTTTCATATTCGTCCGCGTTCCATGAATAACAAAGGAATCGTCGATGAATACAGAAGGAGAAAGCTCTCCTATAATGTCGTAAAACATTTATTTGAAACTCTCTCCTAA
- a CDS encoding transcriptional regulator, AraC family, with translation MKQEDWIVPCFAYIEEHIKEAMGLNEIAGHMGYSVYYFSRAFKAEMGITIMEYVKRRKMIRATEEILSGMRIIDVAFNYGYQSHSAFTKAFTKEFGLSPAILRAYVMQKTELGGGSTMSHFFMEETKIHATKEELLEQLLTVIRANQLEYQLDNIQKGYEFACRVYEGVKRYSGDDYVTHPLNVAILLADMGAGEDAVIAGMLCDALAKGSMDEETILENTSKNVSDLLLLANNFHPEDPENEESVVLLKLAERLHNMRTIDFMSVEQQKEKAKETLTLFMPIANRLGNEGLKEELNNLAIKYM, from the coding sequence ATGAAGCAAGAGGATTGGATCGTACCATGTTTTGCTTATATTGAGGAGCATATCAAGGAAGCAATGGGACTAAATGAGATAGCCGGCCATATGGGATATTCGGTTTATTATTTTTCTAGGGCATTTAAAGCAGAGATGGGAATTACTATTATGGAATATGTGAAGAGGCGGAAGATGATCCGAGCGACAGAGGAGATCTTAAGCGGAATGCGAATTATTGATGTAGCTTTTAATTACGGTTACCAGTCCCATAGTGCTTTTACAAAAGCATTTACCAAGGAGTTTGGACTTTCACCTGCAATTCTTCGCGCCTATGTAATGCAAAAGACAGAATTGGGAGGAGGTAGTACTATGAGTCATTTTTTCATGGAAGAGACAAAAATCCATGCTACCAAAGAAGAGTTGTTAGAGCAGTTACTTACGGTTATCAGAGCCAATCAGTTAGAGTATCAATTAGACAACATACAGAAAGGTTATGAGTTTGCCTGTAGAGTCTATGAAGGAGTCAAACGGTATTCAGGAGATGATTATGTAACCCATCCTTTGAATGTTGCTATTCTATTAGCTGATATGGGAGCTGGAGAAGATGCTGTAATCGCAGGTATGTTATGCGATGCGCTTGCAAAGGGTTCTATGGACGAAGAGACAATTTTAGAAAATACATCGAAGAATGTAAGTGATCTTTTGCTTTTAGCTAATAATTTTCATCCAGAGGATCCAGAAAATGAGGAATCGGTTGTTTTATTAAAACTTGCGGAGCGGCTTCATAATATGCGTACCATAGATTTTATGAGTGTTGAGCAGCAAAAGGAGAAGGCAAAAGAGACTTTGACTTTATTTATGCCGATCGCAAATCGCTTAGGGAATGAAGGCCTAAAAGAAGAATTAAATAATCTTGCAATAAAATATATGTGA